A stretch of the Flavobacterium aquiphilum genome encodes the following:
- a CDS encoding TonB-dependent receptor, which produces MISKKIISLFFLLLVTLSVFSQNKSGGESAKQKFTLSGVITDGGTNETLIGANVLIPELKMSITTNEYGYYSVTLPKGNYEITISNVGYKTITDKISLTQDIKKNYSLGESEQELKEVIINTEKTTANIRKPEMSVNKLSISAIKKMPVVMGEVDVIKSILFLPGVTNAGEGQSGFNVRGGGADQNLILLDEATIYNSSHVFGFFSVFNPDAIKDLKLYKGGIPSRFGGRASSVLDIYQKDGNSKEFHMNGGIGLISSRILAEGPIVKDKGSFLIGGRASYAHLFLKLANNDNSAYFYDLNTKLNYKLDQNNNLFLSGYFGRDVFSLNESFKNIYGNSTVNLRWNHLYSDKLFSNLSLIYSDYYYGLTLDFVGFNWDSGIKNFNLKYDFKHYISNKIKLNYGLNSIYYDFNPGTIEPNGSSSSVNYRQLEKKYAFENGFYLEAEQTLTDKLAINYGVRYSIFNRLGNSTVNLYQNNQPVFYDSDLKVYEKAKPIGTTHFGKNQTIASFDYLEPRFSVAYELTQNQSVKASYNRMAQYLQLVSNTASPTPLDVWTPSDNYIKPQIADQVAIGYFNNFSENKYTLEVESFYKKIKNRMDYIDGADLIANEAIEQVVLNGEMRSYGIETLLRKNTGRFNGWIAYTISKSQQRTPGRTPDEIGINYGKWYRSAYDKLHNIAVTGNYTLSPKWIFGGNFTLQSGQPVTYPNGQYIYQGITVPSYGERNKNSLPAYHHLDVSATYIPNPEKKKNWQSEWVFSIYNIYNQKNAASISFRENADTGANEAVRLSIFGMVPSVSYNFKF; this is translated from the coding sequence ATGATTTCGAAAAAAATAATTTCCCTGTTCTTTTTATTACTGGTCACACTATCTGTTTTTTCACAGAACAAAAGTGGCGGCGAATCGGCTAAACAAAAATTCACCCTTAGCGGGGTTATTACTGATGGCGGCACCAACGAAACTTTAATTGGTGCAAACGTTTTGATCCCCGAATTAAAAATGAGCATCACAACCAATGAATACGGATATTATTCGGTGACTTTGCCTAAAGGAAATTACGAAATAACAATCAGCAATGTAGGTTATAAGACTATTACAGACAAAATTTCGCTAACCCAAGACATCAAAAAAAATTATTCCCTTGGTGAATCGGAGCAGGAATTGAAAGAAGTCATCATTAATACCGAAAAAACAACCGCCAATATTCGAAAACCTGAAATGAGCGTTAATAAATTGTCGATTTCGGCAATCAAAAAAATGCCAGTGGTAATGGGTGAAGTCGATGTTATTAAATCCATTTTGTTTCTTCCCGGAGTTACCAATGCCGGCGAAGGCCAATCCGGGTTCAACGTTCGCGGTGGTGGTGCCGATCAAAACTTAATTCTTTTGGACGAAGCGACCATTTATAATTCCTCACACGTTTTTGGTTTTTTCTCGGTCTTCAACCCCGATGCAATTAAGGATTTGAAATTATACAAAGGTGGAATTCCATCTCGATTTGGAGGCCGTGCATCGTCGGTTTTGGATATTTATCAAAAGGACGGTAACAGCAAAGAATTCCATATGAACGGAGGAATCGGACTGATTTCCAGCAGGATTTTGGCCGAAGGTCCAATCGTAAAAGACAAAGGTTCGTTCCTGATTGGTGGCCGTGCTTCGTATGCTCATTTGTTCCTGAAACTGGCAAACAATGACAATTCCGCTTATTTCTATGACCTGAACACCAAACTGAATTATAAACTCGATCAGAATAACAATTTATTTCTTTCGGGATATTTTGGTCGGGATGTGTTTTCGTTAAACGAAAGCTTTAAAAATATTTATGGAAATTCAACGGTAAACTTGAGATGGAACCATCTTTATAGTGACAAATTATTCTCTAACTTATCACTTATTTACAGTGATTACTATTATGGATTAACGCTTGATTTTGTTGGCTTCAATTGGGATTCTGGTATCAAAAATTTCAATTTAAAATACGATTTCAAGCATTATATATCCAATAAAATAAAACTGAACTACGGGTTGAACTCCATTTACTACGACTTTAATCCGGGAACTATCGAACCTAATGGATCCAGTTCCAGTGTCAACTATAGACAATTAGAAAAAAAATATGCTTTTGAAAATGGTTTTTATCTGGAAGCAGAACAAACCCTAACCGATAAACTGGCCATAAACTATGGTGTTCGCTACAGTATCTTCAACCGACTGGGAAATTCAACTGTAAATCTCTATCAAAATAACCAACCTGTATTTTACGATAGCGACTTAAAAGTATACGAAAAAGCAAAACCTATAGGAACAACTCATTTCGGTAAAAACCAAACCATCGCGAGTTTTGACTACCTTGAACCACGCTTTTCGGTAGCTTACGAATTGACTCAAAATCAATCGGTGAAAGCCAGTTACAACCGTATGGCGCAATACCTTCAATTGGTTTCCAACACGGCCTCCCCGACCCCACTCGATGTTTGGACGCCTAGTGACAACTACATTAAACCCCAAATTGCCGATCAGGTGGCTATTGGCTATTTTAATAATTTTAGCGAAAACAAATACACTCTTGAAGTAGAGAGTTTTTACAAGAAAATTAAAAACAGAATGGATTACATAGACGGTGCCGATTTGATTGCCAATGAAGCCATCGAGCAAGTGGTTCTTAACGGCGAAATGCGCAGCTACGGTATCGAAACATTATTACGAAAAAACACAGGAAGGTTCAACGGTTGGATTGCTTATACCATTTCAAAATCGCAACAAAGAACTCCTGGTAGAACTCCTGATGAAATAGGGATCAATTACGGAAAATGGTACCGATCAGCTTATGATAAACTTCACAATATTGCCGTTACAGGAAATTACACATTGAGCCCAAAATGGATTTTTGGAGGGAATTTCACCCTGCAATCCGGACAACCTGTAACTTACCCGAACGGACAATACATTTATCAAGGCATTACTGTCCCAAGTTATGGAGAACGAAATAAAAATAGTCTCCCTGCTTATCATCACTTAGACGTTTCGGCCACTTATATTCCGAACCCGGAAAAAAAGAAAAATTGGCAAAGCGAATGGGTTTTCAGTATTTACAATATTTACAACCAAAAAAATGCTGCTTCGATCAGTTTTAGAGAAAATGCAGATACAGGCGCAAATGAAGCCGTGAGATTATCAATTTTCGGGATGGTTCCTTCGGTTTCCTATAATTTTAAATTTTAA
- a CDS encoding DUF4249 family protein, whose protein sequence is MKKIQLLIAIILTSFCVISCEDVVNVGLDTAAPKLVIDASIKWQKGTDGKTQKIKLTTTTDYYSNTIPVATGATVSVKNITATTPTTFQFIEDGQTGEYVCSNFTPIMNNDYELTIVYKGETYSGTSKFMPTPVIEKTEQILKPGFGGEDMYEIKFYFQDNGTEDNFYLVGAKSSKKAYPEYGVLSDEFFQGNLMFAIYQDQDLKKGDVVQYSLQGITEKYNNYMNKLITSSGVEGNGPFAIPQASAIRGNIVNKTNPDNFPFGYFHLSEIDSGSHTIE, encoded by the coding sequence ATGAAAAAGATACAACTCCTAATAGCGATTATCCTGACTTCTTTCTGTGTAATCAGTTGTGAAGATGTAGTCAATGTCGGTTTGGATACAGCAGCTCCAAAATTAGTCATAGACGCCTCAATAAAATGGCAAAAAGGTACCGATGGAAAAACCCAAAAAATCAAATTGACCACAACAACCGATTATTATTCCAATACTATTCCAGTTGCTACCGGAGCTACTGTTTCTGTCAAAAACATAACAGCTACTACTCCAACAACCTTTCAATTCATAGAAGATGGACAAACAGGTGAATACGTTTGTAGCAATTTCACTCCTATTATGAATAATGATTATGAACTGACAATAGTTTACAAAGGGGAAACTTATTCGGGGACTTCTAAATTTATGCCTACGCCTGTAATTGAAAAAACAGAACAAATTTTGAAACCGGGATTTGGAGGCGAAGATATGTATGAAATCAAATTCTATTTTCAGGACAATGGCACTGAAGACAATTTCTATTTAGTAGGAGCCAAAAGCAGCAAAAAAGCATATCCCGAATACGGTGTACTTTCGGATGAATTTTTTCAAGGAAATCTAATGTTTGCGATCTATCAGGACCAAGACCTCAAAAAAGGCGATGTTGTACAGTACAGCCTGCAGGGAATCACCGAGAAATACAACAATTACATGAACAAATTAATTACCTCTTCAGGTGTTGAAGGTAATGGTCCATTTGCAATTCCACAAGCATCGGCTATACGAGGAAACATTGTAAACAAAACCAATCCCGATAATTTTCCGTTTGGCTATTTCCATCTTTCTGAAATCGACTCGGGAAGTCACACAATTGAGTAA
- a CDS encoding thiamine diphosphokinase: MSSHHIVRDDQEPALIIANGAACHPELLGQLLEWSPLVIVLDSAIERVMELDIKIDVLLGDFDRGFDPEKYQTSQYPLEIIHTPDQNKTDLEKALDYLIERKIPAVNVVWATGKRADHTITNLTNIVRYRNLIKIVILDDHSKIFLLPNKFEKWYTAGTPISLIPIGVVNGIYSRNLVYPLENDTLTMGYRTGSSNAVAHDGIVTINHSDGDLLLMECID, from the coding sequence ATGTCTTCACACCATATCGTTCGCGACGACCAAGAACCTGCATTAATCATTGCCAATGGAGCCGCTTGCCATCCGGAATTACTGGGGCAATTGCTCGAATGGTCGCCACTGGTGATTGTATTAGATTCGGCTATCGAGCGCGTTATGGAACTTGACATAAAAATAGATGTCTTGTTAGGGGATTTTGACCGAGGTTTTGACCCCGAAAAATATCAGACTTCCCAATATCCATTGGAAATTATCCACACACCGGATCAAAACAAAACCGATTTGGAAAAAGCCCTCGATTACTTGATCGAAAGAAAAATTCCAGCTGTAAACGTTGTTTGGGCCACTGGAAAAAGAGCAGACCATACCATTACCAACCTCACAAATATTGTTCGCTACCGAAATTTGATAAAAATTGTCATACTCGATGACCATTCCAAAATATTTTTGCTTCCCAATAAATTTGAAAAATGGTACACTGCAGGAACTCCAATTTCGTTAATTCCAATCGGTGTCGTAAACGGAATCTATTCTAGAAATTTAGTGTATCCATTAGAAAACGATACCCTGACAATGGGATACAGAACAGGAAGCAGTAATGCAGTAGCTCATGACGGAATAGTTACCATCAATCACAGCGATGGGGATTTACTGTTAATGGAATGTATCGATTAG
- the rlmF gene encoding 23S rRNA (adenine(1618)-N(6))-methyltransferase RlmF gives MKPTKNTEKITLHPRNLHRFGYDFKLLTLNSPELEKFVFVNNHNIDSSDSEQTKQTIDFSNPDAVKALNKALLITNYDIKNWDIPANFLCPPIPGRADYIHFLADLLASTNNGVIPEGENVMGLDIGVGANCIYPILGNSIYGWSFVGTDIDENALLNCKKIIGHNPKLAETVSLQLQVNPRFIFKNIITPEDRFTFTICNPPFHSSPDEATKGNLRKVTNLTQNTPKATTRGGTKRNEIKPTLNFGGQNAELWCEGGELGFIKQMVFESAKYPMQCLWFTTLVSKQANLNTIYKTLNLVGAIHKTIEMAQGQKTSRFVAWTFMSPAQQKAWKF, from the coding sequence ATGAAACCTACAAAGAATACCGAAAAGATAACTTTACATCCAAGAAATCTTCACCGATTTGGATATGATTTTAAACTATTGACGTTAAATTCTCCCGAATTAGAGAAATTTGTTTTTGTCAACAATCACAATATTGACTCGAGCGATAGCGAACAGACGAAGCAAACCATTGATTTTAGCAATCCCGATGCCGTAAAGGCGCTCAATAAAGCTTTATTAATTACCAATTACGATATTAAAAACTGGGATATTCCTGCCAATTTTCTATGTCCTCCCATTCCAGGCAGAGCAGATTATATTCATTTTCTAGCCGATTTATTGGCAAGCACAAACAATGGTGTCATTCCTGAAGGGGAAAACGTTATGGGGCTTGATATTGGCGTTGGTGCCAATTGCATTTATCCTATACTTGGAAATTCAATTTACGGCTGGTCTTTTGTAGGAACAGATATTGACGAAAACGCCCTTCTAAATTGTAAAAAAATCATTGGCCACAATCCAAAATTAGCCGAAACTGTCAGTCTGCAATTACAGGTAAACCCTCGTTTTATTTTCAAAAATATCATAACTCCCGAAGACCGTTTTACATTTACGATTTGCAATCCTCCTTTCCACTCATCACCCGATGAAGCGACAAAAGGTAATCTACGAAAAGTAACCAATTTGACCCAAAACACTCCTAAAGCAACAACCCGAGGCGGAACCAAAAGAAACGAAATCAAACCGACACTTAACTTTGGCGGACAAAACGCAGAATTGTGGTGCGAAGGAGGCGAATTAGGTTTTATCAAACAAATGGTTTTTGAAAGTGCCAAATATCCTATGCAATGTCTTTGGTTCACAACATTGGTTTCCAAACAAGCCAATTTGAATACAATTTACAAAACGTTGAACCTTGTTGGAGCTATTCATAAAACCATAGAAATGGCACAAGGTCAAAAAACAAGCCGTTTTGTTGCTTGGACTTTCATGAGTCCTGCACAGCAAAAAGCGTGGAAGTTTTAA